The following nucleotide sequence is from Ornithodoros turicata isolate Travis chromosome 2, ASM3712646v1, whole genome shotgun sequence.
TCAAAGCTGTGGGGTGGATCTGTTTCTGATAGTCTTGTGGTGGAGGAGAGCGGCATCTTGGACCAACTCCAACCAGGTGATGGGATCATGGTAGATAAAGGATTCGTGTTCCCTGCAATGCCACCACGCATTACATTGTACAGACCGCCATATCGTCAGAGTCACGAACCCCAGATGAGTTGTGCTGACGTTATAGAAACAAGACGTGTGGCGTGTGCCAGGGTGCATGTTGAGAGGGCCATTCGCAGAGTAAAGGCTTTCCATATCCTTGATAGGCCATTCCCAATATCTATGATTGATATTGCAGAGCAAGTATTTCATGTATGCTGTTTCCTTAGCAATTTTCGCCTGCCGCTTATAGCTGATCACTAACTGGATCTGCTAACTGCATGTTTTGTACATATTGCACAGCAAATTGTTGTTCACCAAATACAAATTTTGCAACATACTCCTACAATGTCTCCAGTGTTGCTTTTATGGATGTGGGTTTACTCACAGTCATGTTCGTTTAACAAGAGGCATGTAACTGCTAGGTTAGATCAACTGAGGAGCAGAAAACTGCATTGTGATTAGTTACTGGCATTGCGCATAAATTCAATAGACAGATAAGTTGCGTAGGTTAAAGCATTTATTCCATCTTCTTTATTTTAAATTTCAGACCACGACCTTGCTCACACATGTAGTAGCCATTCTTCCATTGTGTGTATGACACATACTGTCCCTTTATGTACAGTTTTCCTAATCTTCTCACACGCTGCGTTAAAAGCTCGGGAACCAAAGCGTGTTTCGCAAAATGCAGTAGTGCAGGGAGCACTTCTGTCTCCCAAAACGTAACGTCAAAAAAGATTCTTTCAATGCTAATTGACCTCCCTGTGCTTCCGGCATTGGTCCATATGACAAAGTCGCACCATGTTGTTCCTGTGACTCCCATCTGACCCTGAACCTGATAGTAATATGCGTGGTCCCTGCGCAGCTGTACCTCTCCATTTACCAGCGTGCAACAAAAGGTTTTGTCTGCACAGGCCTCTATAGCTGTAAGTCCAATCTTGGAAAATGGGCATTTTACCTCTAACAGCCCCACATCTGACTGTTCCCTGACTATACGGTCAGGTGAGGCTGCTATGAAAGGGTACAGTGAGTGAACATGCAGACCAGTGCTGTGGACAGAAACATTGCGGTCTTGAGCAGCCATAAGTTCACAATAAGCACGAACAGCGACAGACTCATTCCTTCTCCCATAGGCAATTGCCTCTGAATAAGCAGAGTCTTTGGGGTACAGCAGCTGCTTCAATAGTCCATCGGGGGTGCGGCACTTGACAATTCGTTTGAACAGTGAAGATGTCAGGCGCCCGATTCTCTCCTTGTGCCACTCCTTGTTTTCGGACTGATTCATGGTTTGCAGTGTGATCCGATTCCTCTCCTCGTCTGTCAATGGCCTCAGGAACCGTTGAAACTCTTTGCTGATCAGTACAGCACCTTCCGTGCTGAGGTTGGCATCGTCACTGATGGGCAGAGATGGCTTCTTGGGTACAACGGCATCCTTGTTTGGGGCGGCATGCCGAAAGCACAGCATAGACGGGTGGTGGTCTCCCATGTCTTCAAGCAGGTCTTTGTATGCATCAGTTTCGCTATCCCGCTGTTCTTCACATGGGTTGTAAATACGCCTCCTGCATTCCCTTGCTGGCTTGTGTACCAAGTGTTTTTGGAAATGTATTTCCTGCAGTGGTCTTGGAGAAGGGACTTTCTTCCCTGCAAAATGTTTT
It contains:
- the LOC135383026 gene encoding uncharacterized protein LOC135383026; this encodes MPGREVARNFMLSEGHFSRIFATWINFLVHKLKAITTFPTVENIKPYLPKSFQGFENTRLVLDATEIRIQKPSSLNVKRRTFSTYKHYNTYKAVIGCTPDGYIAFVSKLWGGSVSDSLVVEESGILDQLQPGDGIMVDKGFVFPAMPPRITLYRPPYRQSHEPQMSCADVIETRRVACARVHVERAIRRVKAFHILDRPFPISMIDIAEQVFHVCCFLSNFRLPLIADH